A DNA window from Coffea arabica cultivar ET-39 chromosome 6c, Coffea Arabica ET-39 HiFi, whole genome shotgun sequence contains the following coding sequences:
- the LOC113693947 gene encoding uncharacterized protein isoform X1, with protein sequence MEWGLVQLNSHISSIWCNFYRKSKLQVAQKNLKPSRELAMKVLEPFVSAAVVLRDSIKLLPKNGKLIALTITPALLFSSLFFLVFNFSCKSMLSDMLMRQSLIPLTSTNRADFLTILARLKEDFGLWQVGGATLILAYCIISLFSIISTILVSAISYTERTLSTKDFILLVLRSWKRALIVGFYGTIGLDLGYIYCLFSLARPGSLYFGHVAFFTFYLACIVFYNIIYLHTSVFWALSMVISVMEENCYGFKAVKKATELIQGKSIPGCILNTIFAVLSVILFQGFRVIRGHKWLANETFFWLFLVNFSCLLRLLNVVVFTVLYFECKKNHGEETIDLLAAEEYAEISSMPLADDMP encoded by the coding sequence ATGGAGTGGGGACTTGTTCAACTTAATTCACATATCTCATCTATCTGGTGCAACTTTTACAGAAAAAGCAAATTACAAGTTGCCCAAAAGAACTTGAAACCTTCAAGAGAGCTAGCAATGAAAGTTTTAGAGCCTTTTGTTTCTGCTGCGGTGGTTTTGCGAGACTCAATCAAACTTCTCCCCAAAAATGGGAAGCTCATAGCATTAACCATTACACCTGCTCTTCTTTTCTCCTCCCTCTTCTTCTTGGTTTTCAATTTCTCCTGCAAATCAATGTTAAGCGACATGCTCATGAGGCAGTCCTTAATACCTTTAACCAGCACCAATAGAGCTGATTTCTTGACCATACTCGCCCGTCTCAAAGAAGATTTCGGCCTCTGGCAAGTTGGTGGTGCTACTTTGATTCTTGCCTACTGTATCATCTCCCTCTTCTCCATAATTTCAACCATTCTGGTGTCTGCCATTTCATATACTGAAAGGACATTAAGCACCAAGGATTTTATTTTACTTGTACTGAGATCCTGGAAAAGGGCGTTGATAGTCGGATTTTACGGTACCATAGGTCTTGATTTGGGCTACATTTACTGTCTTTTTTCTTTGGCTCGCCCTGGAAGTTTGTATTTTGGGCATGTTGCCTTCTTTACCTTTTACTTAGCGTGCATTGTTTTCTACAATATCATTTATTTACACACATCGGTCTTCTGGGCTTTGAGCATGGTGATCTCAGTGATGGAAGAAAATTGTTACGGGTTTAAGGCAGTGAAAAAAGCAACAGAACTCATCCAGGGAAAATCGATTCCGGGTTGCATTTTGAATACGATATTTGCCGTGCTATCTGTGATTCTATTTCAAGGGTTCAGGGTTATTAGAGGACACAAAtggttggcaaatgagacattctTTTGGTTGTTTCTGGTGAATTTCTCGTGTTTGTTAAGGTTGTTAAATGTTGTGGTGTTCACAGTCCTCTATTTTGAGTGTAAAAAGAACCATGGTGAAGAGACCATTGATCTTCTAGCAGCAGAAGAGTATGCTGAAATATCTTCTATGCCACTTGCTGATGATATGCCATAA
- the LOC113693947 gene encoding uncharacterized protein isoform X2: MSCKSQKLSRVCQENLVLGREPAMEFLQPIGAAVMVLQESIKLLPKNGKLVALTIVPTLLFSSLFFLVFNFSYKSLLRDMLMRESMLPLTSANSAEFSSILAHLKEDFGLMLVVDLTFILGYCIISLLSIIATVLVSTISHTERTLSSKDFALLVLRSWKRPLITGFYTTLLDIGYVFLVLFVASPVMMFFSNSMEEVFFTMYLVGIAASIVYLYLSIPWILGIVTSVIEEDCYGIQALGKAGDLIQGMKIQGFVLNMMFALLSVVVFQGFRIIRGHKWLVNQTIFGLFLVNVSRLLRLLQFVGYTVLYFQCKKNHGEEIELQGEVEYTKISSTPLADVGMP; encoded by the coding sequence ATGTCTTGCAAGTCACAAAAGCTAAGCAGAGTTTGTCAAGAAAATTTAGTCCTTGGAAGAGAACCAGCAATGGAGTTTTTACAGCCAATTGGTGCTGCTGTGATGGTTTTGCAAGAGTCAATTAAACTTCTTCCGAAGAATGGGAAGCTCGTAGCCTTAACAATTGTACCAACTCTCCTCTTTTCCTCCCTCTTCTTCTTGGTTTTCAACTTCTCCTACAAATCATTACTTCGCGATATGCTCATGAGGGAGTCTATGTTACCTCTTACCAGCGCCAACAGCGCAGAATTCTCCAGCATTCTCGCCCATCTCAAAGAAGATTTCGGCCTTATGCTGGTTGTTGATCTTACTTTCATTCTTGGCTACTGTATCATCTCCCTCCTGTCGATAATTGCAACAGTTCTAGTATCCACCATTTCGCATACTGAGAGGACATTAAGCAGCAAGGATTTCGCTCTCCTAGTACTTAGATCCTGGAAAAGGCCGTTGATCACTGGGTTTTACACAACTCTTCTTGATATTGGCTATGTATTTTTGGTTCTGTTTGTGGCTAGCCCTGTCATGATGTTCTTTAGTAATTCCATGGAGGAGGTCTTCTTCACCATGTACTTGGTGGGAATTGCTGCCTCGATCGTTTATCTGTACTTATCGATCCCCTGGATTTTGGGCATAGTGACTTCGGTGATTGAAGAAGATTGTTACGGGATTCAGGCACTGGGAAAAGCGGGGGATCTGATTCAGGGAATGAAGATTCAGGGATTCGTTCTGAATATGATGTTTGCTCTGCTCTCTGTGGTTGTATTTCAAGGATTCAGGATTATTAGAGGGCACAAATGGCTAGTGAATCAGACAATTTTCGGATTGTTTCTTGTGAATGTCTCGCGTTTATTAAGACTCTTACAATTTGTGGGGTATACGGTCCTATATTTCCAGTGCAAGAAGAACCATGGTGAAGAGATTGAACTACAAGGGGAAGTTGAGTATACTAAAATATCTTCCACGCCTCTTGCTGATGTTGGTATGCCATAA